A genomic stretch from Echeneis naucrates chromosome 6, fEcheNa1.1, whole genome shotgun sequence includes:
- the jazf1b gene encoding juxtaposed with another zinc finger protein 1b, translating into MTGIAAASFFSNACRFGGCGLHFDSLAELIVHIEDNHIDTDPRLLEKQEQQQPTYVALSYINRFMTDAARREHEALKKKVQPKLSLSLTGNLSRSSVSTPPRHTSGNLTPPVTPPITPSSSFRSSTPTGSECDEEEVDFEESDSDESWTTESAISSESILSSMCMNGGDEKPFACPVPGCKKRYKNVNGIKYHAKNGHRTQIRVRKPFKCRCGKSYKTSQGLRHHTINFHPPISTDIIRKMQQ; encoded by the exons ATGACAGGCATCGCCgctgcttctttcttttccaacGCATGCAGGTTCGGGGGCTGCGGACTTCACTTCGACTCTCTGGCCGAGCTAATCGTGCACATCGAGGATAATCATATCG ATACAGACCCTCGACTTCTGGagaagcaggagcagcagcagccgacATATGTTGCCCTCAGCTACATTAACCG GTTCATGACAGATGCTGCACGGCGTGAACATGAGGCCCTGAAGAAGAAGGTGCAGCCCAAGCTGTCTCTTTCTTTGACAGGCAATCTGTCTCGCAGCAGTGTTTCCACACCACCTCGCCACACCAGTGGAAACCTTACCCCACCAGTCACCCCACCCATCACCCCGTCCTCTTCCTTCCGCAGCAGTACGCCTACAG GTAGTGAGTGCGATGAAGAGGAGGTGGACTTTGAGGAGTCTGATAGTGATGAATCCTGGACTACAGAGAGCGCCATTAGTTCTGAGTCCATCCTCAGTTCTATGTGCATGAACGGAGGAGATGAGAAGCCTTTTGCCTGCCCTGTCCCAGGCTGTAAAAAGAGATACAAG AATGTGAATGGGATCAAGTATCATGCCAAGAACGGCCACCGAACCCAAATAAGGGTGCGCAAACCCTTCAAGTGCCGGTGTGGGAAGAGCTACAAAACATCTCAGGGTCTCCGCCACCACACCATCAACTTTCACCCACCAATCTCCACTGACATCATCCGTAAGATGCAGCAGTAG